The Rhizobium sp. CCGE531 genomic sequence CCTCCGGTACCGGAGGCGTTATCTATCTGCCGTCGTCCAGTACGTCGGCAGCAGGACGCACCACAGTGACTGCGTCCTTCACGCTGAAGGAGGCAGTCACTGGTAAGGTGCTTAAATCCGGCAGTCGCTCGGTAACGTCGCTTGTCGACTTCCCGACGCAGGAATTCGCCAAGCAGCGCGCAATCCGCGATTCGGAAGACCGCGCGGCCCGCGAAGTTGCCGAGATGGTGGCTGTCGACATCGCAGCCGCGCTCAGCCGCTGAAAAAGAGCGCGGCATGGCGGAAATCAAGTCTCACGAATTCGACGGATTCCTCCAAAATGCCGCGCGAAACTACCGCATCTTTGTCATTTATGGACCGGACCGTGGACTGGTTTCCGAACGTGCCGCGCAAATTGCCGGCAAGACCGGCGTCGACCTGAAAGACGCCTTCTCCCTTATCAAGCTCGACGTCGCGGATCTGCAGAATGATGCCGGCCGCCTGCTTGATGAGGTTAACGCCATCGGCCTGTTCGGTGGCGAGAAGCTTGTCTGGATTCGCGGTGCCGCCAACGAAAAGGCACTCATCGATTCGCTGCAGATCGTCGCCGGCA encodes the following:
- the lptE gene encoding LPS assembly lipoprotein LptE — encoded protein: MSSDSLFKFARIAGVASLVAVAGLLSSCQVRPLYAVSTGVTQKLSEVAFSDVGSRVGLEVRNQLIFIAGRGAGETKTPKYTVDLSVASGTGGVIYLPSSSTSAAGRTTVTASFTLKEAVTGKVLKSGSRSVTSLVDFPTQEFAKQRAIRDSEDRAAREVAEMVAVDIAAALSR